The Dunckerocampus dactyliophorus isolate RoL2022-P2 chromosome 1, RoL_Ddac_1.1, whole genome shotgun sequence genome has a segment encoding these proteins:
- the LOC129191379 gene encoding cyclic nucleotide-gated channel cone photoreceptor subunit alpha-like, producing the protein MHFGHTRRRPTELSRSDCRTKENMSNSLWPLAEQNMNNCNNNDGKQNDKKEESKKEKKDEKKVEPKKDDKKDDKKEEPKDAWVVDPASDMYYFWLCTISIPVFYNLMFLVARACFNELQKTNIILWMVLDYSSDVLYFVDTFVRVRTGFLEQGLLVQDVKILKEKYMKTRQFRLDVISLIPTDVVFFAIGVNNPECRFNRLFRLARLFEFFDRTETRTNYPNIFRIGNLVLYIIIIIHWNACLYFAVSKVLGFGSDTWVYPSLINTEFQHLTRQYIYCFYWSTLTLTTIGETPPPVHDIEYFFVVADFLIGVLIFATIVGNVGAMISNMSAARVEFQAKIDSIKQYMQFRKVTKDLETRVVKWFDYLWTEQKTCDEKQVLKNLPDKLKAEIAINVHLETLRKVRIFQDCEAGLLVELVLKLQPQVFSPGDYICKKGDIGREMYIIKEGKLAVVADDGVTQFVVLSDGAYFGEISILGIKGSKAGNRRTANIRSVGYSDLFALSKDDLMEALTEYPDAKTVLEDKGRAILMKDNLIDEALIAATDAKDLEEKVNVIEGSLEVMALKLRKLTEHYESSQRKLKQRLSNLTNEVRTLTVADE; encoded by the exons ATGCACTTTGGTCACACCAGACGAAGACCTACAGAGTTAAGCCGGAGCGACTGTAGAACAAAGGAGAACATGAG TAACTCTCTGTGGCCTTTGGCTGAACAAAACATGAACAACTGCAACAACAACGATGG CAAACAAAATGACAAGAAAGAAGAATCCAAAAAGGAGAAGAAAGACGAGAAGAAGGTGGAGCCCAagaaagatgacaaaaaagatGATAAAAAGGAAGAACC AAAGGATGCATGGGTCGTGGACCCTGCCTCGGATATGTACTACTTCTGGTTGTGCACCATCTCCATCCCGGTCTTCTATAATCTGATGTTCCTGGTGGCCAG GGCCTGCTTTAATGAGCTGCAGAAGACAAACATCATATTGTGGATGGTGTTGGACTACTCCTCAGATGTCCTCTACTTTGTGGACACTTTTGTGCGAGTCAGAACAG GTTTCTTGGAGCAAGGGTTGCTTGTACAAGATGTAAAGATTCTGAAGGAAAAGTACATGAAAACACGACAGTTCCGACTGGACGTAATATCCTTGATTCCCACTGATGTTGTCTTTTTCGCAATTGGAGTCAACAATCCAGAGTGTAGATTCAATCGCCTGTTTAGGTTGGCTCGGCTTTTTGAGTTCTTCGACCGAACTGAAACTCGCACCAATTACCCAAATATCTTCCGGATTGGTAATCTTGTACtttatatcatcatcatcatccactgGAATGCTTGCCTCTATTTTGCAGTCTCCAAGGTTCTGGGATTTGGATCAGACACGTGGGTTTATCCATCATTGATAAATACGGAGTTTCAACATCTTACCAGGCAGTATATATACTGCTTCTATTGGTCCACATTGACCCTGACCACCATTGGGGAAACACCACCCCCAGTCCATGACATTGAGTACTTCTTTGTTGTGGCCGACTTTCTCATTGGGGTTCTGATCTTTGCTACCATTGTAGGCAATGTCGGTGCCATGATATCCAACATGAGCGCCGCTCGTGTGGAGTTCCAGGCCAAGATAGATTCCATCAAACAATACATGCAGTTCCGGAAGGTCACCAAAGACCTGGAGACCAGAGTGGTCAAGTGGTTTGACTACTTGTGGACGGAGCAGAAAACGTGCGACGAAAAGCAGGTGCTCAAGAACCTTCCAGATAAGCTGAAGGCTGAGATTGCTATCAACGTTCATCTTGAAACCCTGAGAAAAGTGCGCATTTTTCAAGACTGCGAGGCAGGTTTGCTTGTTGAGTTAGTCCTCAAACTTCAACCCCAGGTTTTTAGTCCTGGTGACTACATCTGCAAGAAAGGGGACATCGGAAGGGAAATGTACATTATTAAGGAAGGGAAGCTAGCAGTTGTGGCGGATGATGGGGTCACCCAGTTTGTGGTCCTCAGTGATGGCGCCTACTTTGGCGAGATCAGCATTTTGGGCATCAAGGGGAGTAAGGCGGGAAATCGAAGAACAGCCAACATTCGAAGTGTGGGCTACTCCGACCTGTTCGCCTTATCCAAGGATGACCTGATGGAGGCGCTAACTGAGTACCCTGACGCAAAGACTGTTCTGGAAGACAAAGGGCGGGCCATTTTAATGAAAGACAATCTCATTGATGAGGCGCTTATTGCAGCTACCGACGCCAAAGACTTGGAAGAAAAAGTGAACGTCATCGAGGGTAGCCTGGAGGTCATGGCGCTCAAACTCAGAAAGCTGACAGAACATTACGAATCGTCCCAGCGCAAACTCAAACAACGACTCTCTAACTTGACAAATGAAGTCAGAACTCTGACCGTTGCTGATGAGTAG